One Kribbella sp. NBC_00662 genomic region harbors:
- a CDS encoding cupin domain-containing protein gives MCEFESGPAMALPGGVGISKLTVYDAEASDGLVGGTPHVHLACSEGYYVLAGDGAVHTLSTKGHTETPLRAGAVVWFSPGTIHRLVNRGGLQILALMSNSGLPEAGDAVMTLPPEYLADRETYLKATALTDEARTQSAMARRDLAVQGYAVLRERCESEGPSALDEFYAAAIRLVQPQLADWRKRWEQGARRLADETGAALDALEAGTAPHLESAELHQLPAPTESGLHGMCGRLDVYDTRA, from the coding sequence ATGTGTGAGTTCGAGAGCGGACCGGCCATGGCGCTGCCGGGTGGGGTCGGGATCTCGAAGCTGACGGTGTACGACGCCGAGGCCAGCGACGGCCTGGTCGGCGGTACGCCGCATGTGCACCTGGCCTGCTCCGAGGGGTACTACGTGCTCGCCGGCGACGGCGCCGTACACACGCTGTCGACGAAGGGGCACACCGAGACGCCGTTGCGGGCCGGCGCCGTGGTCTGGTTCAGCCCGGGCACGATCCACCGGCTCGTGAACCGCGGCGGACTCCAGATCCTCGCCCTCATGTCGAACTCCGGTCTCCCCGAGGCCGGTGACGCGGTGATGACACTGCCGCCGGAGTACCTCGCCGATCGCGAGACATATCTCAAGGCGACTGCGCTCACCGACGAGGCGCGGACACAGTCCGCGATGGCGCGGCGAGACCTCGCAGTACAGGGCTACGCCGTACTGCGGGAGCGCTGCGAGTCGGAGGGACCGTCTGCGCTGGACGAGTTCTACGCGGCTGCGATCCGGCTCGTGCAACCGCAGCTCGCGGACTGGCGGAAGCGCTGGGAGCAGGGCGCGCGCCGCCTCGCCGACGAGACCGGGGCCGCGCTCGACGCGCTGGAGGCCGGCACCGCGCCGCACCTGGAGTCAGCCGAGCTGCACCAACTTCCTGCACCTACTGAGTCCGGCCTGCACGGCATGTGCGGCCGCCTCGACGTTTATGACACTCGAGCGTGA